The proteins below come from a single Streptomyces spongiicola genomic window:
- a CDS encoding helix-turn-helix domain-containing protein — translation MPAEANENRAIHVHLDRLLAERGMTLTELAAAVGVTNVNLSILKNGRAKAIRFTTLTSICHALDCQPGDLLSYREADDSSFESA, via the coding sequence ATGCCGGCAGAGGCGAACGAGAACCGCGCCATCCATGTGCATCTCGACCGTCTCCTCGCAGAGCGAGGTATGACGCTCACAGAACTCGCGGCCGCGGTCGGTGTCACCAACGTCAACCTGTCGATCCTCAAGAACGGCCGCGCAAAAGCGATTCGCTTCACCACCCTCACCAGCATCTGCCACGCGCTGGACTGCCAGCCGGGAGACCTTCTCAGCTACCGCGAAGCCGACGACAGCAGCTTCGAATCAGCATGA